One Miscanthus floridulus cultivar M001 chromosome 11, ASM1932011v1, whole genome shotgun sequence DNA window includes the following coding sequences:
- the LOC136492832 gene encoding probable polyol transporter 4 — translation MGAEVAAGGGGSLPGFLGRKNRYARVDDVLPQEPEDGGGVRVRGGAGSCRRYVFACSVFASLNHILLGYDVGAMSGCIIFIQRDLHITEVQQEVLVGCLSFISLLGSLAAGRTSDAIGRKWTIGLAAAVFQGGAAIMALAPSFGLLMAGRLLAGIGIGIGIMVAPVYISEISPETLRGSLGSLPEIFISFGILIGYVSNLAFAGLPDNINWRVMLAAGILPSISIAFVLLVIPESPRWLVMKGQAGDARAVLVKVSDSEEAAEERLAEIEEAARATATASGGNGKEAWRELLRPSPVTRRMLVTGLGVQFFQQATGIDALVYYSPTIFRDSGITTESQLLGATVAVGVVKTVFIVIAIVLVDRVGRKPLLYVSTAGMTACLALLAASLSLLKSGALPGGVAVGLAILTVCGFVAFFSVGMGPINMVLSSEIYPLRLRAQAVAAGFALNRMASGAVAMSFLSICRAVTVAGAFAAFAAVSALSVAFVHLCVPETSGKTLEEIESLFGGGGVSVAHGNGGAAEVELGDAERLEHKRLVPRASS, via the exons ATGGGGGCCGAggtggcggccggcggcggcggcagcttgCCGGGGTTCTTGGGGAGGAAGAACCGGTACGCGCGCGTGGACGACGTGCTCCCGCAGGAGCCGGAGGACGGCGGTGGCGTCCGTGTTCGCGGCGGCGCCGGAAGCTGCCGGAGATACGTCTTTGCCTGCTCCGTCTTCGCGTCCCTCAACCACATCCTGCTCGGCTACG ATGTGGGTGCGATGAGCGGCTGCATCATCTTCATCCAGAGGGATCTCCACATCACGGAGGTGCAGCAAGAAGTGCTCGTCGGATGCCTCAGTTTCATCTCCCTCCTCGGCAGCCTTGCTGCCGGCCGGACCTCGGACGCCATCGGCCGCAAATGGACCATCGGCCTCGCCGCTGCCGTGTTCCAGGGAGGCGCGGCGATCATGGCGCTCGCGCCGTCCTTTGGTCTGCTCATGGCGGGGCGGCTGCTGGCCGGCATCGGGATCGGGATCGGAATCATGGTGGCGCCCGTGTACATCTCGGAGATCTCCCCGGAGACGCTGCGGGGCTCCCTGGGGTCCCTCCCGGAGATCTTCATCAGCTTCGGCATCCTCATCGGGTACGTCTCCAACCTCGCATTCGCGGGCCTGCCCGACAACATCAACTGGCGCGTCATGCTCGCCGCCGGCATCCTCCCGTCCATCTCCATCGCGTTCGTGCTGCTTGTCATCCCGGAGTCGCCGCGGTGGCTGGTCATGAAGGGACAGGCCGGCGACGCGCGCGCGGTGCTCGTCAAGGTCTCGGACAGCGAGGAAGCCGCGGAGGAGAGGCTCGCCGAGATCGAGGAGGCCGcgcgcgccaccgccaccgcctccggcGGCAACGGCAAGGAAGCGTGGCGGGAGCTGCTGAGGCCGTCGCCGGTGACCCGCCGGATGCTGGTCACCGGGCTGGGAGTCCAGTTCTTCCAGCAGGCCACCGGCATCGACGCGCTGGTGTACTACAGCCCGACCATATTCCGCGACTCCGGCATCACGACGGAGAGTCAGCTCCTGGGCGCCACCGTCGCGGTGGGCGTGGTCAAGACGGTGTTCATCGTGATCGCCATCGTCCTCGTCGACCGCGTTGGCCGGAAGCCGCTGCTGTACGTCAGCACGGCCGGCATGACGGCGTGCCTCGCCTTGCTGGCCGCGTCGCTGTCGCTGCTGAAGAGCGGCGCGCTGCCTGGCGGGGTCGCCGTCGGGCTCGCCATCCTCACGGTGTGCGGCTTCGTGGCGTTCTTCTCGGTGGGGATGGGACCCATCAACATGGTGCTGAGTTCGGAGATCTACCCGCTGCGGCTACGCGCGCAGGCCGTGGCGGCCGGCTTCGCGCTCAACCGGATGGCCAGCGGTGCCGTGGCCATGTCGTTCCTCTCCATCTGCCGCGCCGTGACCGTCGCGGGCGCGTTCGCCGCGTTCGCGGCCGTCTCGGCGCTGTCCGTGGCGTTCGTGCACCTGTGCGTGCCCGAGACGAGCGGCAAGACGCTGGAGGAGATCGAGTCGCtgttcggcggcggcggtgtgagCGTGGCGCACGGGAACGGTGGGGCCGCCGAGGTGGAGCTCGGTGACGCCGAGCGGCTTGAGCACAAGAGGCTAGTGCCGCGCGCGTCGAGCTGA